The Watersipora subatra chromosome 1, tzWatSuba1.1, whole genome shotgun sequence genome has a window encoding:
- the LOC137385832 gene encoding tektin-1-like: MASVLKAPQRFSHPEWTHSNKTKFKNAEKERAASERLVEESKRLVNETQDRADKSQADVNMKLEQRLDDIKYWKAELEKKLDDLKVELDALLAFKNRVAQALESTADPLHIAQQCLANREKRIKIDLVHDDVQKNLIKEIETIQGVQQMLQKTLDQATEQVRLNRKAIYNLEKDLKDKFSAEGLDDKCSQMKNHMQSLHLNPNAAKVEANSVTPEEWEDYSNVNINKAEQERMSSKQLRSITDGILQQAANDMNKQKAETDLCFDKRIRETKETKAKLEEHLSRVIKQIQDIEENIARLEKAIDDKEPNMKVAHTRLDTRKDRPNVELCRDPVQYRLIAEVNELNESVARLKERLVDAETSLKGLIRNQLDLEEDIETKATTLFVDEVECMGMRKSIHIQAY, from the exons ATGGCAAGTGTACTTAAAGCCCCTCAACGCTTTTCGCATCCTGAGTGGACCCACTCAAACAAAACCAAATTTAAGAATGCGGAAAAGGAAAGGGCAGCGTCTGAGCGGCTGGTAGAGGAGTCTAAGCGCTTAGTAAATGAAACACAAGATCGTGCTGACAAGTCACAGGCTGATGTCAACATGAAGCTAG AACAACGACTGGATGACATTAAGTACTGGAAAGCAGAACTAGAAAAGAAACTCGATGATCTCAAAGTTGAACTTGACGCATTACTAGctttcaaaaaccgagttgctCAAGCCCTGGAATCGACAGCTGATCCTCTACACATAGCCCAGCAATGCCTAGCTAATAG AGAGAAGAGAATCAAGATCGATCTGGTCCATGATGATGTTCAGAAAAACTTAATCAAAGAAATTGAAACAATTCAAGGAGTGCAGCAAATGCTTCAAAAAACCCTTGATCAGGCAACTGAGCAAGTCAG GCTGAACAGAAAAGCTATTTACAACTTGGAAAAGGATTTGAAGGATAAGTTTTCAGCGGAAGGTCTCGATGACAAGTGCTCTCAGATGAAAAACCACATGCAGTCGCTTCACTTGAACCCAAATGCAGCAAAGGTAGAAGCCAA TTCTGTGACACCTGAAGAATGGGAGGACTACTCCAACGTCAACATAAACAAAGCTGAACAGGAACGAATGAGCAGCAAGCAGCTGCGTTCTATAACTGATGGCATTCTTCAACAGGCGGCCAATGACATGAATAAACAGAAAGCAGAAACTGATCTATGCTTTGACAAACGCATCAGAGAAACCAAAGAAACCAAGGCTAAGCTAGAGGAGCATTTGTCTAGG GTGATCAAGCAGATTCAAGACATTGAGGAGAACATTGCCAGATTAGAGAAAGCAATAGATGATAAGGAGCCTAATATGAAAGTGGCACACACAAGGCTGGACACCAGAAAGGATCGACCTAATGTTGAGCTCTGCAGAGACCCAGTTCAATATCGTCTCATCGCGGAG GTAAATGAGCTGAATGAATCCGTAGCTAGGCTAAAGGAAAGGCTAGTAGATGCAGAAACCTCTCTCAAAGGACTGATCAGAAACCAGCTAGACTTGGAGGAGGACATAGAAACTAAAGCTACTACACTCTTTGTGGACGAAGTGGAGTGCATGGGAATGAGGAAGAGTATCCACATTCAGgcctactaa
- the LOC137385831 gene encoding N-alpha-acetyltransferase 35, NatC auxiliary subunit-like — MESLPAEPPNDGWIDITQQFKEACRGLDVGELVHDANFGLFEGMSAFEMMDPKMDSGIIGLPTSQPSKAISDLKLSGFSILEITSIVDGTLCCIASWLEGGSMAQTVFANIYLHNPVLIEDRILKALSLGMLKLVAICKDCITSTGVYEDEHFQPSTHGFQLADTVTELRIMGMLKEAEDELSKRVRSMKSKLQEKVEDKSGTAINEELINLNGLIARLRIIKQFISAILALKYSGNPVTEETVKKGLDKLQEAIDIVAKEVEGKPSVDPLSLPMFDISATSRLLPPSFPRTVQLMTIVGTLELLSSTCTHLQTINSMPKKMGLLETMDFFDNLSYDQLSILIRSLLLYHYMPTGSGKVFNKYKLTDLIVEELRAFNAPPSFNPAYKSTLMVVEPVQLVLNAFLGSSAHVLDNLFVAKCNTRARQRERLAVLLEELGLLQSDAERVDSVVDGVIREKLGERAVGHQASSIGTWVLFLTTKTMLKYLTLGMELQLFDVREYCYFFWYMSEVVLLWNTSSLFRAEKSLTEPSFLESKAGGGAKKKNKQKKTSKTAGVHQEELLSARCKQHIASGLYKLLLSLKSGKMLPTTGDYTYDNEKVRYTHRFSPFAAINFPQLVLYESYLGAVGQKETAEPAVIIDFFGQSYRNFETARNILEMDTMKGNSEAGVLLSIAKNNMVVAKILVDSLQKNVPRSVKFDFSSHRIFPMVKFS; from the exons ATGGAATCCCTACCTGCGGAACCACCAAATGATGGATGGATAGATATAACGCAGCAGTTTAAAGAAGCTTGCCGTGGCCTGGATGTTGGTGAGCTCGTGCATGATGCGAACTTTGGCCTGTTTGAAGGTATGTCAGCCTTCGAAATGATGGATCCAAAGATGGACTCAGGAATTATTGGGCTACCAACGAGTCAACCTAGCAAAGCCATTTCTGATTTGAAGCTTAGTGGCTTTTCTATTTTGGAGATAACAAGTATTGTGGATGGTACGCTTTGCTGCATTGCATCTTGGTTGGAAGGCGGTTCAATGGCTCAGACAGTATTTGCTAACATTTATCTCCATAATCCGGTGCTTATAGAAGACAGGATACTAAAGGCTCTGTCTTTAGGCATGCTAAAATTAGTTGCCATATGCAAGGACTGTATTACATCTACCGGTGTTTATGAGGACGAGCACTTTCAGCCATCCACTCACGGCTTTCAACTGGCTGACACTGTCACAGAACTCAGAATTATGG GCATGCTAAAAGAGGCAGAAGATGAGTTGTCTAAAAGAGTTCGCAGCATGAAATCAAAGCTGCAAGAGAAGGTGGAAGATAAAAGTGGAACAGCTATTAATGAAGAGCTTATCAATCTTAACGGTCTAATCGCACGACTTCGCATCATTAAACAATTCATCTCTGCTATTCTCGCACTGAAATACTCTG GAAATCCTGTGACAGAGGAGACAGTGAAGAAGGGACTTGACAAACTGCAGGAAGCTATAGATATTGTTGCTAAGGAGGTCGAAGGAAAGCCATCAGTAGATCCACTGTCTTTGCCCATGTTCGATATTTCAGCCACTTCTCGGTTACTCCCTCCGAGCTTCCCACGAACTGTACAGCTCATGACAATAGTTGGTACTCTTGAGCTGCTCTCTAGCACATGCACTCATCTTCAGACAATCAACAGCATGCCTAAGAAGATGGGTCTCCTCGAGACTATGGACTTCTTTGATAACCTCAGCTATGATCAACTTAGCATTCTCATTAGATCTCTCCTGCTTTACCACTACATGCCTACAGGCTCAGGCAAAGTCTTCAACAAATATAAGCTTACAGATCTCATTGTTGAGGAGTTGCGGGCGTTCAATGCCCCACCCTCTTTTAACCCCGCTTACAAATCTACTCTGATGGTTGTTGAACCGGTGCAGTTGGTGCTCAATGCATTTCTCGGCAGTTCTGCGCATGTTCTTGACAATTTGTTTGTTGCCAAGTGCAACACTCGTGCGCGTCAGAGGGAAAGACTTGCCGTATTGCTAGAGGAACTAGGGCTACTTCAGTCGGATGCGGAAAGAGTCGATTCTGTGGTGGATGGCGTGATTAGAGAAAAACTTGGAGAGAGAGCAGTCGGTCATCAAGCATCGTCTATCG GCACCTGGGTTCTGTTTTTAACCACCAAGACAATGCTCAAATACCTGACGCTGGGCATGGAGCTGCAACTGTTTGATGTCAGAGAATACTGCTACTTCTTCTGGTACATGTCAGAGGTAGTCCTACTATGGAATACTTCTTCCCTCTTCAGAGCTGAGAAATCTCTTACCGAGCCGTCCTTCCTCGAGTCTAAAG CTGGAGGCGGAGCAAAGAAGAAGAACAAGCAGAAGAAGACGAGTAAGACGGCTGGAGTTCACCAAGAAGAGCTGTTGAGTGCCCGGTGCAAGCAGCACATTGCCAGCGGTCTCTACAAGTTATTGCTATCCCTAAAGTCAGGCAAAATGCTTCCTACAACTGGGGATTACACGTATGACAATGAAAAG GTTCGTTATACGCACCGCTTCAGCCCATTTGCAGCGATAAACTTCCCCCAGCTTGTGCTGTACGAGTCCTACCTCGGTGCTGTCGGCCAAAAAGAAACAGCAGAACCAGCCGTAATCATCGACTTCTTCGGTCAGTCATATAGAAACTTTGAAACTGCCCGAAATATCCTTGAAATGGACACGATGAAAGGCAACTCCGAGGCTGGTGTGCTGCTCAGCATCGCCAAGAACAATATGGTTGTGGCTAAAATTCTGGTGGACAGTCTGCAGAAGAATGTTCCGCGCTCAGTAAAGTTTGACTTTAGCTCCCATAGAATCTTTCCAATGGTTAAATTTTCATAG
- the LOC137385311 gene encoding uncharacterized protein, translating into MYEMNAARTEASPKEPDSSHIDETPPSHCFPIAESGESTVKRYQKMIHYKSPIPKTRLTRALLTDNVCDERKLQVHLSKLLQDKRKESAKLRHKISSFAHLQETKRRGWNKMDEQQLNKLNLPQISSGNQMLESASLTEIYKKPQNTAMESFTVPLLPVMVGEDEQKIVEYDKQIFITRLPNIARLTTRQRKRYNGYKGSHLLEGQKAIQDRRFQQLSNSLSERKSASPPKKAPFFITKRSLTYL; encoded by the exons ATGTATGAAATGAATGCTGCACGAACTGAGGCCAGTCCTAAAGAGCCTGACTCGTCTCATATAGATGAAACGCCTCCAAGTCATTGCTTTCCGATTGCCGAGTCAG GAGAGTCAACGGTGAAACGCTATCAAAAGATGATACACTACAAGTCACCGATTCCAAAGACCAGGTTGACTAGAGCCTTACTGACAGACAATGTGTGTG ATGAAAGAAAGCTACAAGTTCATTTAAGCAAGCTCTTACAAGACAAAAGAAAAGAAAGTGCAAAACTACGACACAAGATTTCTTCCTTTGCGCATCTTCAAGAAACAAAACGGCGTGGATGGAATAAAATGGATGAGCAACAACTGAACAAGTTGAACCTTCCGCAGATATCGTCTGGGAACCAAATGCTTGAATCAGCATCACTTACAGAG ATTTACAAAAAACCGCAGAATACAGCCATGGAGAGCTTCACAGTGCCCCTGCTGCCTGTAATGGTAGGAGAGGATGAGCAGAAGATTGTTGAATACGACAAGCAGATATTTATCACTCGTTTGCCGAATATTGCTAGACTCACGACCCGACAGAGGAAACGCTATAATGGTTACAAAGGTTCTCATCTGTTGGAAGGTCAAAAAGCCATTCAAGACCGAAGATTTCAACAACTTTCCAATTCCTTGTCAGAACGAAAAAGTGCATCTCCACCAAAGAAAGCTCCATTCTTTATCACAAAGCGTTCATTGACATATTTATAG
- the LOC137386016 gene encoding coiled-coil domain-containing protein 17-like has translation MVFNSIEQLSKHRTKFCVGTAEHVYDPRYVPSKAVLAEERIQQLQALKEASARRNSDNLMKDKFLVSQSKPTAVPTEASHQLQKKVNKLSHKHERHVTDLKSHAANLLKARNSIERRIAELSQGFERGEKKKELLDDSYLSAIEDLRSQIKALRNSTQQSHLVQSQPVVQQPDSHSYIPDFPQRTEQPDVEFKFGGGSLVAEISALRQHYIHIGGRDSAVLSQLTGMLKDAEQIEMVSHIPTTVTRSPPQLGNTPTSEELLAIELENYRLQRELMRLQNSDGPTQLPFSDGVNARMHVERMLALEREMELTKHQALLDSMKNQRNTQEPVYPYYRRLENITTEGYKPTEGFVCFYDFVMGLPSAVRLCRLIVGLYDRAAELGEPSMMPTVYTEFTTGGTTAMLGARQPVPRCPPSTGMYIVVELQTSDSTPEELRTKAWLKHDVFNSKLALQTGAWKLVFHNLPIKLDSPTSQLSAQPPYGEATLYMRVVHQRDSPTQSEAAISAANYIDYQFPPITSRPSAAPVSTNDEAPYSWAL, from the exons ATGGTCTTCAATTCTATCGAACAATTGTCCAAACATCGAACTAAGTTTTGTGTCGGTACAGCCGAGCATGTTTATGACCCTCGCTATGTACCATCTAAAGCTGTACTAGCAGAGGAAAGGATACAACAGCTTCAAGCATTAAAG GAAGCCAGTGCAAGACGTAACAGTGACAATCTTATGAAGGACAAGTTCCTGGTGAGCCAATCTAAACCTACAGCCGTTCCAACAGAAGCGAGCCATCAGTTGCAGAAAAAA GTCAACAAACTTTCTCACAAACACGAAAGGCATGTGACAGACCTTAAATCACACGCCGCTAACTTACTGAAAGCTCGCAATTCAATTGAACGTAGGATTGCCGAGCTAAGTCAAGGTTTTGAGAGG GGAGAAAAGAAAAAAGAGCTTTTAGATGATTCGTACCTGTCAGCGATTGAAGATCTACGAAGTCAAATCAAAGCTCTCCGCAACTCGACGCAGCAGTCACATTTGGTGCAAAGTCAGCCTGTGGTCCAGCAGCCTGACTCTCATTCTTACATTCCTGATTTTCCACAAAGAACAGAGCAGCCTGACGTAGAATTCAAGTTTGGCGGAG GCTCACTAGTAGCTGAAATAAGTGCCCTAAGGCAGCACTACATTCATATCGGAGGAAGAGATTCTGCGGTTCTCTCACAACTTACTGGAATGCTAAAAGATGCCGAACAGATTGAGATGGTCAGTCATATACCTACTACAGTTACCAGGTCACCACCCCAGCTCGGGAATACTCCAACATCTGAGGAACTCCTGGCTATAGAACTAGAGAACTACAGATTACAGAGAGAGTTGATGAGGTTGCAAAACAGTGACGGACCCACTCAACTTCCATTCTCTG ACGGGGTGAATGCAAGGATGCATGTGGAGAGGATGTTAGCCTTGGAAAGGGAAATGGAACTAACCAAGCATCAGGCTTTACTGGACTCCATGAAGAATCAGAGAAATACACAAGAACCAGTGTATCCTTATTACAGACGTCTTGAGAACATCACAACTGAAGG GTACAAACCTACAGAAGGGTTTGTATGTTTTTATGACTTCGTAATGGGTCTACCGTCTGCAGTTCGCCTTTGTCGACTCATAGTCGGGCTCTATGATAGAGCCGCTGAACTAGGGGAGCCATCTATGATGCCCACAGTCTACACAGAGTTTACTACTGGTGGAACTACTGCTATGCTCGGTGCTCGGCAACCCGTCCCACG TTGCCCACCATCCACTGGTATGTATATTGTGGTGGAGCTGCAGACTTCAGACTCAACTCCTGAAGAGCTAAGAACTAAGGCTTGGCTAAAGCATGATGTGTTTAATTCTAAACTTGCATTGCAAACTGGAGCCTGGAAGTTGGTATTTCACAACTTGCCTATAAAGCTGGACTCGCCTACATCACAACTCTCTGCGCAGCCGCCTTACGGAGAGGCAACGTTATATATGAGGGTCGTTCACCAGCGAGACTCGCCCACCCAGTCAGAGGCTGCCATCAGCGCTGCTAATTATATAGACTATCAGTTTCCACCAATCACCTCCAGACCATCCGCTGCTCCTGTGTCGACTAATGACGAGGCTCCTTATTCTTGGGCTCTATAG